One genomic segment of Caldimonas brevitalea includes these proteins:
- a CDS encoding RHS repeat domain-containing protein, with translation MRTQDAALGAPNRGREPAGFFRTTIPALILSVAAVGFTGPAGAASVTYTYDVLGRVKTVQYSTGVLITYSYDAAGNRTSVVTTVPS, from the coding sequence ATGAGAACTCAAGACGCCGCCCTTGGCGCACCAAACAGAGGGAGGGAGCCAGCCGGCTTCTTTCGGACGACGATCCCGGCGCTGATCCTCAGCGTCGCAGCGGTCGGCTTCACAGGTCCCGCGGGCGCTGCCTCGGTCACCTACACCTATGACGTGCTTGGTCGCGTCAAGACGGTGCAATACAGCACGGGTGTGCTGATCACCTACAGCTACGACGCGGCAGGCAATCGCACCAGCGTCGTCACCACCGTTCCCTCCTGA
- a CDS encoding PEP-CTERM sorting domain-containing protein produces MPILLPFAPSGRLRTSHCRDRPVLGGVKAAKAFSQALAVGVLVVSATAASADVLTVTQNVRVRGDVLHLNLPVPPDQIYTGSYRVTAPTVDEIVDSAGHDEAIAHIYHHSVVDSFDFRMRGGTSGTIDVDIDLGKLTGTELRSTAFTSAQLNMFGRRRIMEVTANVDAVYLPVPEPASVALLAAGLIGLAGRKTLWRRIAPTAHA; encoded by the coding sequence ATGCCGATCCTGCTCCCCTTTGCGCCCAGCGGTAGGCTGCGCACGTCCCATTGCCGCGACCGCCCCGTACTCGGCGGCGTCAAGGCGGCCAAGGCCTTCAGTCAGGCCTTGGCGGTCGGCGTCCTGGTCGTCAGCGCCACCGCCGCCAGTGCCGATGTTCTGACGGTGACGCAAAACGTGCGCGTGCGCGGCGATGTGCTCCATTTGAACCTGCCAGTCCCCCCCGACCAGATCTATACCGGCAGTTATAGGGTGACCGCTCCGACGGTCGACGAGATCGTCGACAGCGCGGGGCACGACGAGGCCATCGCCCACATCTACCATCATTCCGTCGTCGACAGCTTCGACTTTCGGATGAGGGGTGGTACGTCGGGCACGATCGACGTCGACATCGACCTCGGCAAGTTGACCGGCACCGAGCTCCGGTCGACCGCCTTCACGTCGGCCCAGCTCAACATGTTCGGCCGCCGCAGGATCATGGAGGTGACGGCCAACGTCGATGCCGTTTACTTGCCCGTGCCGGAGCCGGCCAGCGTCGCCCTGCTGGCCGCCGGGCTGATCGGATTGGCCGGACGCAAAACCCTCTGGCGGCGCATCGCCCCCACCGCCCACGCGTGA
- a CDS encoding carbohydrate-binding protein, producing MPHPVSTRRARLRLLTAAVAVMAAASLHAAHPEWKADTFYPAGTLVSYQGRNYRALVDQVDHSNSGWNPTVASLWAAAGGDAPSPAPGASPQPTPTNPLPAAECGAPWNSSTVYTGGEVVSHQGSNFRANWWTQGQDPAANSGPTGSGQPWTMVDSCGSNPPPPPGPTPPPGPTPPPGPTPPPGPTPPPPPPPPPPPAPPPGPTPPPPPPPPPPPSGPPAPRPQGFVFGPYKDVTINMDFNTNVISTAVPGSRQPLLDALPSGVRTVTWAFATGECGQESWGGIQPAALVQANVQRFVSAGRNYIISTGGAAGAFTCSSDAGFEAFLEHYESSNLVGVDFDIEGGQSQEVINDLVQRAIAAQRNHPRLRFSFTLATLGGNSPQSLGAAGVRTMEALKAFGMRNFIINLMVMDYGSASPSVCTVGPDGRCDMGQSALQAAINLHEHHGVPFNQIELTPMIGGNDVVTETFTLNDVNTVSSFARQNGLAGVHFWSVDRDVDCPPGPASPTCNSFGQAGAFGFTNRFLSTVGR from the coding sequence ATGCCTCACCCTGTTTCAACACGGCGAGCGCGCTTGCGCTTGCTCACCGCCGCTGTCGCCGTGATGGCCGCAGCCTCGCTCCATGCCGCTCACCCCGAGTGGAAAGCCGACACCTTCTATCCGGCGGGCACGCTGGTGTCCTATCAAGGGCGCAACTACCGCGCATTGGTCGACCAGGTGGATCACAGCAACTCAGGCTGGAACCCGACGGTGGCCAGCCTGTGGGCCGCCGCAGGTGGAGACGCGCCGTCGCCGGCCCCGGGCGCCTCACCGCAGCCGACCCCCACCAACCCCTTGCCCGCGGCCGAATGCGGTGCGCCGTGGAACAGCAGCACGGTCTACACCGGCGGGGAAGTCGTGAGCCACCAGGGTTCCAACTTTCGAGCCAACTGGTGGACACAAGGCCAGGACCCGGCGGCCAACAGCGGCCCGACCGGAAGTGGCCAACCGTGGACGATGGTCGACAGCTGCGGCAGCAACCCGCCCCCGCCGCCAGGGCCCACACCACCTCCCGGGCCCACGCCACCCCCCGGCCCCACCCCGCCACCGGGGCCCACCCCGCCACCACCGCCACCGCCTCCACCACCGCCTGCGCCGCCCCCCGGGCCGACACCACCCCCACCCCCACCCCCACCCCCACCGCCCTCAGGCCCGCCCGCTCCCAGGCCTCAAGGATTCGTGTTCGGGCCCTACAAGGACGTGACGATCAACATGGACTTCAACACCAACGTCATCTCGACCGCGGTGCCCGGCAGCCGGCAGCCGCTGCTCGACGCCTTGCCAAGCGGCGTCAGGACCGTCACCTGGGCGTTTGCGACCGGTGAATGCGGCCAGGAAAGCTGGGGCGGCATCCAGCCCGCCGCGCTGGTGCAGGCCAACGTCCAGCGCTTCGTCAGCGCCGGCCGCAACTACATCATCTCGACCGGCGGTGCCGCGGGCGCCTTCACCTGCAGCAGCGATGCGGGCTTCGAGGCCTTCCTGGAGCACTACGAGTCGTCCAACCTGGTCGGGGTCGACTTCGACATCGAAGGCGGACAGAGCCAGGAGGTCATCAACGACCTGGTGCAGCGTGCCATCGCAGCCCAGCGCAACCACCCCAGGCTGCGCTTCAGCTTCACGCTGGCCACGCTCGGCGGCAACTCGCCGCAAAGCCTGGGCGCCGCCGGTGTGCGCACGATGGAAGCCTTGAAGGCGTTCGGCATGCGCAACTTCATCATCAACCTGATGGTGATGGACTACGGCAGCGCGTCTCCCAGCGTCTGCACCGTCGGCCCCGATGGTCGCTGCGACATGGGCCAATCGGCGTTGCAGGCGGCGATCAACCTGCACGAGCACCATGGTGTGCCGTTCAACCAGATCGAGCTGACGCCGATGATCGGTGGCAACGATGTCGTGACCGAGACGTTCACGCTGAACGACGTCAACACCGTCTCGTCCTTCGCACGGCAGAACGGGCTGGCGGGCGTGCACTTCTGGTCGGTGGACCGGGACGTCGACTGCCCGCCCGGACCCGCCTCGCCGACCTGCAACAGCTTCGGTCAAGCGGGCGCCTTTGGGTTCACCAACCGCTTCCTGTCCACCGTGGGTCGCTGA